From one Streptomyces mobaraensis genomic stretch:
- a CDS encoding PH domain-containing protein: protein MTSSPDAPEFAERRYRSAAGIASGVLLLALAAWLGGDAIVRGSGRTPWLALSGLLFLVPLVIAFTVRPAVWASEDRLLVRNPFRTITLPWSRVAAVRAGYSSEVLTETAKYQLWAIPVSLRQRKRAAGRQQRAAAEGISDRVTVRPSDTPDRSPSDQAIEDLRELAERCARREGAQGETSVRWAYELIVPSLVGLVLCAVLYAVI from the coding sequence ATGACGAGTTCACCAGATGCGCCGGAGTTCGCCGAGCGCCGCTACCGCTCGGCCGCCGGCATCGCGAGCGGCGTCCTGCTGCTGGCGCTGGCCGCCTGGCTGGGCGGCGACGCGATCGTGCGGGGCAGCGGCAGGACGCCCTGGCTGGCGCTGTCGGGGCTGCTGTTCCTGGTGCCGCTGGTCATCGCGTTCACCGTGCGCCCCGCGGTCTGGGCCTCCGAGGACCGCCTCCTCGTCCGCAATCCCTTCCGGACGATCACCCTGCCGTGGTCCCGTGTCGCCGCCGTCCGCGCCGGATACTCCAGCGAGGTGCTGACCGAGACCGCGAAGTACCAGCTCTGGGCCATCCCCGTCTCCCTCCGCCAGCGCAAGCGGGCCGCCGGCCGCCAGCAGCGCGCGGCGGCGGAGGGCATCAGCGACCGGGTCACCGTCCGCCCTTCCGACACCCCGGACCGCTCCCCCTCCGACCAGGCCATCGAGGACCTGCGCGAACTCGCCGAGCGCTGCGCGCGACGGGAGGGCGCGCAGGGGGAGACGTCGGTGCGGTGGGCGTATGAGCTGATCGTGCCGTCGTTGGTGGGGCTGGTGTTGTGCGCGGTGCTTTACGCGGTGATCTGA
- the deoC gene encoding deoxyribose-phosphate aldolase: MPTVPSHGKEAAERLASLADVTASDGALRRFLHGLPGVDPVGLEGRAAALGTRSIKTTAKAYAIDLAISMIDLTTLEGADTPGKVRALCAKALNPDPTDRGTPRTAAICVYPDMVATAAEAVRGSDVKVASVATAFPAGRAALPVKLADTKDAVAAGADEVDMVIDRGAFLAGGYLKVFEEIKAVKEACRRPDGTAARLKVIFETGELSTYDNIRRASWLGMLAGADFIKTSTGKVAVNATPANTLLMLEAVRDFRALTGVQVGVKPAGGIRTTKDALKFLVLVNETVGEEWLTNEWFRFGASSLLNDLLMQRQKLSTGRYSGPDYVTVD; the protein is encoded by the coding sequence ATGCCCACTGTTCCTTCCCACGGCAAAGAAGCCGCGGAGCGACTGGCCTCGCTGGCGGATGTCACCGCCTCCGACGGTGCGCTGCGCCGCTTCCTGCACGGCCTCCCGGGCGTCGACCCGGTCGGGCTGGAGGGCCGCGCCGCCGCGCTCGGCACCCGCTCGATCAAGACGACGGCGAAGGCGTACGCCATCGACCTGGCGATCTCGATGATCGACCTGACGACCCTCGAGGGCGCGGACACCCCGGGCAAGGTCCGGGCGCTGTGCGCCAAGGCCCTCAACCCGGACCCGACGGACCGCGGCACCCCGCGCACCGCCGCGATCTGCGTCTACCCCGACATGGTGGCCACCGCGGCCGAGGCCGTGCGCGGCTCGGACGTGAAGGTCGCGTCCGTCGCCACCGCCTTCCCCGCGGGCCGGGCGGCCCTGCCGGTGAAGCTGGCGGACACCAAGGACGCCGTCGCCGCCGGCGCGGACGAGGTCGACATGGTGATCGACCGCGGCGCGTTCCTGGCCGGGGGCTACCTGAAGGTCTTCGAGGAGATCAAGGCCGTCAAGGAGGCGTGCCGCCGTCCGGACGGCACCGCCGCCCGGCTGAAGGTGATCTTCGAGACCGGCGAGCTGTCGACGTACGACAACATCCGCCGCGCCTCCTGGCTCGGCATGCTGGCCGGCGCCGACTTCATCAAGACCTCGACCGGCAAGGTCGCCGTCAACGCCACCCCCGCCAACACGCTGCTGATGCTGGAGGCCGTCCGCGACTTCCGCGCGCTGACCGGCGTCCAGGTCGGCGTGAAGCCCGCCGGCGGCATCCGCACCACCAAGGACGCGCTCAAGTTCCTGGTGCTGGTGAACGAGACCGTCGGCGAGGAGTGGCTGACGAACGAGTGGTTCCGTTTCGGTGCCTCCAGTCTGCTCAACGACCTGCTGATGCAGCGGCAGAAGCTCAGCACCGGGCGCTACTCCGGTCCCGACTACGTGACGGTGGACTGA
- a CDS encoding aldehyde dehydrogenase family protein produces MTMAFEYAPAPESRAVVDIAPSYGLFIDGEFREASDGKVFKTVSPSTEEVLSEVAQATEADVDAAVAAARKAFEKWSALPGSERAKYLFRIARIIQERSRELAVLETLDNGKPIKETRDADLPLVAAHFFYYAGWADKLEHAGFGPDPRPLGVAGQVIPWNFPLLMLAWKIAPALAAGNTVVLKPAETTPLSALFFADICRQAGLPKGVVNILTGDGTTGAALVGHDGIDKVAFTGSTAVGKAIARTVAGTGKKLTLELGGKGANIVFDDAPVDQAVEGIVNGIFFNQGQVCCAGSRLLVQESIQDELMDALKRRMATLRVGDPLDKNTDVGAINSAEQLARITELADSGVAEGAERWAPSCELPSSGYWFAPTVFTNVTQAHRIAREEIFGPVLSVLTFRTPAEAVAKANNSQYGLSAGIWTEKGSRMLAVASKLRAGVVWANTFNKFDPTSPFGGYKESGFGREGGRHGLEAYLDV; encoded by the coding sequence CTGACCATGGCTTTCGAATACGCACCGGCGCCCGAGTCGCGCGCCGTCGTCGACATCGCCCCCTCCTACGGGCTGTTCATCGACGGCGAGTTCCGCGAGGCGTCCGACGGCAAGGTCTTCAAGACCGTCTCCCCGTCGACCGAGGAGGTCCTCTCCGAGGTCGCGCAGGCCACCGAGGCCGACGTCGACGCGGCCGTCGCGGCCGCCCGGAAGGCGTTCGAGAAGTGGTCGGCGCTGCCCGGCTCCGAGCGCGCCAAGTACCTCTTCCGCATCGCCCGCATCATCCAGGAGCGCTCCCGCGAGCTGGCCGTCCTGGAGACGCTGGACAACGGCAAGCCGATCAAGGAGACCCGCGACGCGGACCTCCCGCTGGTCGCCGCGCACTTCTTCTACTACGCGGGCTGGGCCGACAAGCTGGAGCACGCGGGCTTCGGCCCCGACCCGAGGCCGCTGGGCGTCGCGGGCCAGGTCATCCCGTGGAACTTCCCGCTGCTGATGCTGGCCTGGAAGATCGCCCCGGCGCTGGCCGCGGGCAACACGGTCGTCCTCAAGCCGGCCGAGACCACCCCGCTGTCCGCCCTGTTCTTCGCGGACATCTGCCGCCAGGCCGGGCTGCCCAAGGGCGTCGTCAACATCCTGACCGGTGACGGCACGACGGGTGCCGCGCTGGTGGGCCACGACGGCATCGACAAGGTCGCCTTCACCGGCTCCACCGCCGTCGGCAAGGCCATCGCCCGGACCGTCGCCGGCACGGGCAAGAAGCTCACCCTCGAACTGGGCGGTAAGGGCGCCAACATCGTCTTCGACGACGCCCCGGTCGACCAGGCCGTCGAGGGCATCGTCAACGGCATCTTCTTCAACCAGGGGCAGGTCTGCTGCGCCGGTTCGCGCCTGCTGGTGCAGGAGTCGATCCAGGACGAGCTGATGGACGCCCTCAAGCGCCGGATGGCGACGCTGCGCGTCGGCGACCCGCTGGACAAGAACACGGACGTCGGCGCGATCAACTCCGCCGAGCAGCTCGCCCGGATCACCGAGCTCGCCGACAGCGGTGTGGCGGAGGGCGCCGAGCGCTGGGCCCCGTCCTGCGAACTGCCGTCGTCCGGCTACTGGTTCGCGCCGACGGTGTTCACCAACGTCACCCAGGCCCACCGGATCGCCCGCGAGGAGATCTTCGGCCCGGTGCTGTCCGTGTTGACGTTCCGCACCCCGGCGGAGGCCGTCGCCAAGGCCAACAACTCGCAGTACGGGCTGTCGGCCGGCATCTGGACGGAGAAGGGGTCGCGCATGCTCGCCGTCGCGAGCAAGCTGCGGGCCGGCGTCGTCTGGGCCAACACGTTCAACAAGTTCGATCCGACTTCGCCCTTCGGCGGGTACAAGGAGTCGGGCTTCGGCCGCGAGGGCGGCCGTCATGGTCTGGAGGCGTACCTCGATGTCTGA
- a CDS encoding aldehyde dehydrogenase family protein produces MSERLSVFKTYKLFVGGKFPRSESGRVYEVTDSKGNWLANAPLSSRKDGRDAVVAARKAFSAWSGATAYNRGQILYRVAEMLEGRRDQFVAEVADAEGLSKAKAAAQVDAAIDRWVWYAGWTDKIAQIAGGTNPVAGPFFNVSSPEPTGVVAVVAPRDSSFLGLVSVIAPALAAGNTVVVVASEKAPLPALSLGEVLATSDVPGGVVNILSGRAAEIMPSLAAHQDVNAIDLAGAGAELATELEAAAADNLKRVLRPQAVDWAAAPGTKRLMAFLETKTVWHPTGSLGAGGSSY; encoded by the coding sequence ATGTCTGAGCGTCTGAGCGTCTTCAAGACGTACAAGCTGTTCGTCGGGGGCAAGTTCCCCCGGTCCGAGAGCGGGCGGGTGTACGAGGTGACCGACTCGAAGGGCAACTGGCTCGCCAACGCGCCCCTGTCGTCCCGCAAGGACGGCCGTGACGCCGTCGTGGCCGCGCGCAAGGCGTTCTCCGCCTGGTCCGGCGCGACCGCGTACAACCGCGGCCAGATCCTCTACCGCGTCGCAGAGATGCTGGAGGGCCGCCGGGACCAGTTCGTCGCCGAGGTCGCCGACGCGGAGGGCCTGTCCAAGGCCAAGGCCGCCGCGCAGGTGGACGCCGCGATCGACCGCTGGGTCTGGTACGCCGGCTGGACCGACAAGATCGCCCAGATCGCGGGCGGCACCAACCCGGTGGCCGGGCCGTTCTTCAACGTCTCGTCCCCCGAGCCGACGGGCGTCGTGGCCGTGGTCGCGCCGCGGGACTCGTCGTTCCTCGGCCTGGTCTCGGTGATCGCGCCGGCGCTCGCGGCCGGCAACACGGTCGTCGTGGTCGCGTCCGAGAAGGCGCCGCTGCCGGCGCTCTCCCTCGGCGAGGTGCTGGCCACCTCCGACGTGCCGGGCGGCGTCGTCAACATCCTGTCCGGCCGGGCGGCGGAGATCATGCCGTCGCTGGCCGCGCACCAGGACGTCAACGCGATCGACCTGGCCGGGGCGGGCGCGGAGCTCGCGACCGAGCTGGAGGCGGCCGCGGCGGACAACCTGAAGCGCGTTCTCCGTCCACAGGCTGTGGACTGGGCGGCGGCGCCGGGCACCAAGCGGCTGATGGCGTTCCTGGAGACCAAGACCGTCTGGCACCCGACGGGGTCGCTGGGCGCGGGCGGTTCCTCGTACTGA
- a CDS encoding ATP-binding protein, translating into MTALPPQAPCARVILLTGPSGSGKSSLAARTGLPVLNLDDFYKEGTDPTLPQLPDNEGPDWDSPLSWDADAAVAAIDALCRTRRTGVPLYDISTSARTGESTLDIGRTPLFVAEGIFAADIIDRCRDLGVLADALCLRGRPSTTFRRRLLRDLREARKPVRYLVRRGLRLMREERGIVARHTALGAFACGRDAAMGRIAAAAAGHCEKVGVPERAERPGATV; encoded by the coding sequence GTGACTGCCCTCCCGCCCCAGGCGCCGTGCGCCCGTGTGATCCTGCTGACCGGCCCCTCCGGCTCCGGCAAGTCGTCCCTCGCCGCCCGCACCGGGCTGCCCGTGCTCAACCTCGACGACTTCTACAAGGAGGGCACGGACCCCACGCTCCCCCAGCTCCCCGACAACGAGGGCCCGGACTGGGACTCGCCGCTGTCCTGGGACGCGGACGCGGCGGTCGCCGCGATCGACGCGCTCTGCCGGACGCGGCGCACCGGCGTCCCGCTGTACGACATCTCCACCAGCGCGCGGACCGGCGAGAGCACGCTGGACATCGGCCGTACGCCGCTGTTCGTGGCGGAGGGCATCTTCGCCGCCGACATCATCGACCGCTGCCGTGACCTGGGCGTGCTGGCCGACGCGCTGTGCCTGCGCGGCCGTCCCTCGACGACGTTCCGCCGGCGGCTGCTGCGCGACCTGCGCGAGGCCCGCAAGCCGGTCCGCTACCTGGTGCGCCGGGGGCTGCGGCTGATGCGCGAGGAGCGGGGGATCGTGGCCCGGCACACCGCGCTCGGCGCGTTCGCCTGCGGCCGGGACGCGGCGATGGGCCGGATCGCGGCCGCGGCGGCCGGGCACTGCGAGAAGGTGGGGGTCCCGGAACGGGCCGAGCGGCCGGGCGCGACGGTCTGA
- a CDS encoding SigE family RNA polymerase sigma factor, whose protein sequence is MNTLHSTTTSAVRTRLHDAGRSSEKSGAAGVRGCARGTGRRTPGMYLTAIDAAVYGEPAAPRNGEGAPEATGTGTKASRAEAEFTAYVQERRASLYATAYHLTGDRYEAEDLLQSALFSTYRAWDRITDKAAVGGYLRRTMTNLHISAWRRRKLNEYPTEELPETAGDQDAMRGTELRAVLWQALARLPELQRTMLVLRYYEGRTDPEIAEILDISVGTVKSSIWRSLRRLREDEAIGSGRGVEESFGELVA, encoded by the coding sequence ATGAACACACTGCACAGCACCACCACCAGCGCAGTTCGCACGCGCCTTCACGACGCCGGGCGGAGCTCCGAGAAGTCCGGTGCCGCGGGCGTACGGGGGTGTGCCCGCGGCACCGGACGCCGGACGCCGGGGATGTACCTGACGGCCATCGACGCCGCCGTGTATGGCGAGCCGGCCGCGCCGCGGAACGGCGAGGGCGCCCCGGAGGCCACCGGCACCGGCACCAAGGCGTCCCGGGCGGAGGCGGAGTTCACCGCCTACGTCCAGGAGCGCCGGGCCTCCCTCTACGCGACCGCCTACCACCTCACCGGCGACCGCTACGAGGCCGAGGACCTGCTGCAGAGCGCGCTGTTCTCCACCTACCGCGCCTGGGACCGGATCACGGACAAGGCGGCGGTCGGCGGCTACCTGCGCCGCACCATGACCAACCTGCACATCAGCGCCTGGCGCCGGCGCAAGCTCAACGAGTACCCGACCGAGGAGCTGCCGGAGACGGCGGGCGACCAGGACGCGATGCGCGGCACCGAGCTGCGCGCGGTCCTCTGGCAGGCGCTCGCCCGGCTGCCCGAGCTCCAGCGGACGATGCTGGTCCTGCGCTACTACGAGGGCCGTACGGACCCGGAGATCGCGGAGATCCTGGACATCAGCGTCGGCACGGTCAAGAGCAGCATCTGGCGCTCGCTGCGCCGGCTGCGCGAGGACGAGGCCATCGGCTCCGGCCGTGGCGTCGAGGAGTCGTTCGGCGAGCTCGTGGCCTAG
- the afsQ1 gene encoding two-component system response regulator AfsQ1 encodes MPFLLLIEDDDAIRTALEFSLSRQGHRVVTAASGEDGLKLLREQRPDLIVLDVMLPGIDGFEVCRRIRRTDQLPIILLTARNDDIDVVVGLESGADDYVVKPVQGRVLDARIRAVLRRGERESNDSATFGSLVIDRSAMTVTKNGEDLQLTPTELRLLLELSRRPGQALSRQQLLRLVWEHDYLGDSRLVDACVQRLRAKVEDVPSSPTLIRTVRGVGYRLDSPQ; translated from the coding sequence GTGCCTTTCCTGTTGCTGATCGAGGACGACGACGCCATCCGTACGGCCCTTGAGTTCTCCCTGTCCCGCCAGGGTCACCGCGTGGTGACGGCGGCGTCCGGCGAGGACGGCCTGAAGCTGCTGCGCGAGCAGCGGCCGGACCTGATCGTGCTGGACGTGATGCTGCCGGGGATCGACGGTTTCGAGGTCTGCCGCCGCATCCGCCGTACCGATCAGCTGCCGATCATCCTGCTCACGGCCCGGAACGACGACATCGACGTGGTGGTCGGCCTGGAGTCGGGCGCGGACGACTACGTGGTCAAGCCGGTGCAGGGCCGGGTGCTGGACGCCCGGATCCGCGCGGTGCTGCGCCGGGGCGAACGGGAGTCGAACGACTCGGCCACGTTCGGCTCGCTGGTGATCGACCGCTCGGCGATGACGGTCACCAAGAACGGGGAGGACCTCCAGCTCACCCCGACCGAGCTGCGGCTGCTGCTGGAGCTCAGCCGCCGCCCGGGCCAGGCCCTCTCCCGCCAGCAGCTGCTGCGGCTGGTCTGGGAGCACGACTACCTCGGCGACTCGCGGCTGGTGGACGCCTGTGTGCAGCGGCTGCGCGCCAAGGTCGAGGACGTACCGTCCTCCCCCACCCTCATCCGTACGGTCCGCGGGGTCGGCTACCGGCTCGACTCGCCGCAGTGA
- a CDS encoding sensor histidine kinase encodes MRWISLRLRLMLVFALVALAAAVSASAIAYWLNRDAVLTRTQNAALDDFRKSLQDNTGALPLSPTCPELQDAADRMAGTSQKYAVLLIGKVKGGGSCAAPSDRDLFTLETVPKTLVTAVNRERKVDDSNPYPYHLYWQRITLDGKPYLVGGAKVIGGGPTGYLLKSLENERADLNSLAWSLGIATGLALIGSALLAQAAASTVLRPVQRLGEAASRLGEGKLDTRLQVSGTDELAELSRTFNRAAASLEQRVEELSAREAASRRFVADMSHELRTPLTAITAVTEVLEDEADSLDPMIAPAVQLVVSETRRLNDLVENLMEVTRFDAGTARLVLDDVDVADQVTACIDARAWLDAVELDAERGIMARLDPRRLDVILANLIGNALKHGGSPVRVRVRPVDDELIIEVRDHGPGIPEDVLPHVFDRFYKASASRPRSEGSGLGLSIALENAHIHGGEITAANSPEGGAVFTLTLPRDVSATGDADEDGDGDGNAKDTDAKAPKNAKNAKTGGKDGKDGRGPAQGGTK; translated from the coding sequence ATGCGGTGGATCAGCCTGCGGCTGCGGCTGATGCTGGTCTTCGCCCTGGTGGCGCTGGCGGCGGCGGTGTCCGCGTCGGCGATCGCCTACTGGCTGAACCGCGACGCGGTCCTCACCCGGACCCAGAACGCGGCGCTGGACGACTTCCGCAAGTCGCTCCAGGACAACACCGGCGCGCTGCCGCTGTCGCCGACCTGTCCCGAACTCCAGGACGCCGCCGACCGGATGGCCGGGACCTCGCAGAAGTACGCGGTCCTGCTGATCGGGAAGGTCAAGGGCGGCGGCAGCTGCGCGGCGCCCTCCGACCGCGACCTGTTCACGCTGGAGACGGTGCCGAAGACGCTGGTCACCGCGGTCAACCGGGAACGCAAGGTCGACGACTCGAACCCGTACCCGTACCACCTGTACTGGCAGCGGATCACCCTCGACGGCAAGCCGTACCTGGTGGGCGGCGCCAAGGTGATCGGCGGCGGCCCCACCGGCTACCTGCTGAAGTCGCTGGAGAACGAGCGCGCGGACCTCAACTCGCTCGCCTGGTCGCTGGGGATCGCCACCGGCCTGGCCCTGATCGGCTCGGCCCTGCTCGCGCAGGCGGCGGCCTCGACGGTGCTGCGGCCGGTGCAGCGGCTCGGCGAGGCGGCGAGCCGGCTGGGCGAGGGCAAGCTGGACACCCGGCTCCAGGTCTCGGGCACGGACGAACTGGCGGAGCTGTCGCGGACCTTCAACCGGGCCGCCGCGTCGCTGGAGCAGCGGGTCGAGGAGCTCAGCGCCCGCGAGGCGGCGAGCCGGCGGTTCGTCGCCGACATGTCCCACGAGCTGCGCACCCCGCTGACCGCCATCACGGCGGTGACGGAGGTGCTGGAGGACGAGGCGGACTCCCTCGATCCGATGATCGCGCCCGCGGTGCAGCTCGTGGTGAGCGAGACCCGGCGGCTGAACGACCTGGTGGAGAATCTGATGGAGGTCACCCGCTTCGACGCGGGCACGGCCCGGCTCGTCCTGGACGACGTGGACGTCGCCGACCAGGTGACCGCCTGCATCGACGCCCGCGCCTGGCTGGACGCCGTCGAACTGGACGCCGAGCGCGGCATCATGGCCCGCCTCGACCCGCGCCGCCTGGACGTCATCCTGGCGAACCTGATCGGCAACGCGCTCAAGCACGGCGGCTCGCCAGTGCGGGTGCGGGTGCGCCCGGTGGACGACGAGCTGATCATCGAGGTCCGCGACCACGGCCCCGGCATCCCCGAGGACGTGCTGCCGCACGTCTTCGACCGCTTCTACAAGGCCAGCGCCTCGCGCCCGCGCTCCGAGGGCAGCGGCCTCGGCCTGTCCATCGCACTGGAGAACGCCCACATCCACGGCGGCGAGATCACGGCCGCCAACTCGCCCGAGGGCGGCGCGGTCTTCACGCTGACACTGCCGCGGGACGTGTCCGCGACCGGGGACGCGGACGAGGACGGGGACGGGGACGGGAACGCGAAGGACACGGACGCGAAGGCCCCGAAGAACGCCAAGAACGCCAAGACCGGCGGCAAGGACGGCAAGGACGGCCGCGGTCCGGCTCAAGGGGGCACGAAGTGA
- a CDS encoding VanZ family protein has protein sequence MQRHGYGGTAALRHRYRVAGCVLLAAHLVVVGWLAMRPLTAPWVSAAHLEPFATLRADLALGPWDATRAIFGGLLPFAPLGVLLPWAGGRLDASPLGSLARTVFTSAMLSLVLQVVRGGVVGQVLDLDALLLNVTGVAVAHLAVVPAARARLRRRGRGAPVRPPRPLLREEGTSQGPTPTIPRVGVAPWSDALPGARS, from the coding sequence GTGCAGCGTCATGGTTACGGCGGTACGGCCGCCCTCCGACACCGCTACCGCGTCGCGGGCTGCGTCCTCCTCGCCGCCCACCTGGTCGTGGTGGGCTGGCTGGCCATGCGGCCGCTGACCGCTCCCTGGGTCTCCGCCGCGCATCTGGAGCCGTTCGCCACGCTCCGCGCCGACCTGGCGCTCGGGCCCTGGGACGCGACGCGGGCGATCTTCGGGGGGCTGCTCCCGTTCGCGCCGCTGGGGGTGCTGCTGCCCTGGGCGGGCGGCCGGCTCGACGCGTCGCCGCTCGGCTCGCTGGCCCGTACGGTCTTCACCTCCGCCATGCTCTCCCTGGTCCTCCAGGTGGTCCGGGGCGGTGTGGTGGGGCAGGTGCTGGACCTGGACGCGCTGCTGCTCAACGTCACCGGGGTGGCGGTCGCCCACCTCGCGGTGGTGCCCGCGGCGCGGGCCCGGCTGCGCCGGCGGGGCCGGGGCGCCCCGGTCCGCCCTCCCCGTCCCCTCCTCCGGGAGGAGGGTACGTCTCAGGGTCCGACCCCGACGATCCCCAGGGTCGGAGTCGCCCCGTGGAGTGACGCCCTGCCGGGCGCCCGGTCCTAG
- a CDS encoding PspC domain-containing protein has translation MPAALVRPRDHRMIAGVCAGLARRFGTTPTTMRLIFLVSCLLPGPQFLVYLALWVMLPDEGRRSSESW, from the coding sequence ATGCCCGCCGCCCTGGTCCGCCCGCGTGACCACCGGATGATCGCCGGTGTCTGCGCGGGACTCGCCCGCCGCTTCGGCACCACGCCCACCACGATGCGTCTGATCTTCCTGGTGTCCTGTCTGCTGCCCGGCCCGCAGTTCCTGGTCTATCTGGCGCTCTGGGTGATGCTGCCCGACGAGGGCCGCCGCTCGTCCGAATCCTGGTGA
- a CDS encoding adenosine deaminase — MTSDTTALPSPEQIRRAPKVLLHDHLDGGLRPATVVDLARETGYDRLPETDPEKLGVWFREAADSGSLERYLETFAHTCAVMQTREALVRVAAECAEDLAADGVVYAEVRYAPEQHLEAGLTLEEVVEAVNEGFREGERRAKAAGHRIRVGALLTAMRHAARALEIAELANRYRDSGVVGFDIAGAEAGFPPTRHLDAFEYLKRENNHFTIHAGEAFGLPSIWQALQWCGADRLGHGVRIIDDIEIAEDGTVKLGRLASYVRDKRIPLEMCPTSNLQTAAATSYEEHPIGLLRKLHFRATVNTDNRLMSGTSMSREFDHLVKAFGYTLDDMQWFTVNAMKSAFIPFDERLAMINDVIKPGYAELKSEWLFR; from the coding sequence ATGACGAGCGACACCACCGCACTCCCGAGCCCCGAACAGATCCGCCGCGCCCCCAAGGTGCTGCTCCACGACCACCTGGACGGCGGCCTGCGCCCCGCCACGGTCGTCGACCTGGCCCGGGAGACCGGGTACGACCGCCTCCCCGAGACCGACCCCGAGAAGCTGGGCGTCTGGTTCCGCGAGGCCGCCGACTCCGGGTCGCTGGAGCGCTACCTGGAGACCTTCGCCCACACCTGCGCCGTCATGCAGACCCGCGAGGCCCTGGTCCGGGTGGCCGCCGAGTGCGCCGAGGACCTCGCCGCCGACGGCGTCGTCTACGCCGAGGTCCGCTACGCCCCCGAGCAGCACCTGGAGGCCGGACTCACCCTCGAAGAGGTCGTCGAGGCCGTCAACGAGGGCTTCCGCGAGGGTGAGCGGCGGGCGAAGGCGGCGGGCCACCGCATCCGCGTCGGCGCGCTGCTGACCGCCATGCGGCACGCCGCCCGCGCCCTGGAGATCGCCGAACTCGCCAACCGCTACCGGGACTCCGGCGTCGTCGGCTTCGACATCGCGGGCGCCGAGGCCGGCTTCCCTCCCACCCGCCACCTCGACGCGTTCGAGTACCTCAAGCGCGAGAACAACCACTTCACCATCCACGCCGGCGAGGCGTTCGGCCTCCCCTCCATCTGGCAGGCCCTGCAGTGGTGCGGCGCCGACCGGCTTGGCCACGGTGTGCGGATCATCGACGACATCGAGATCGCCGAGGACGGCACGGTCAAGCTCGGCCGCCTCGCCTCCTACGTCCGGGACAAGCGCATCCCCCTGGAGATGTGCCCGACCTCCAACCTCCAGACGGCGGCGGCCACCTCGTACGAGGAGCACCCGATCGGCCTGCTCCGCAAGCTGCATTTCCGGGCGACGGTGAACACCGACAATCGTCTGATGAGCGGAACCAGCATGAGCCGCGAATTCGATCACCTGGTCAAGGCGTTCGGCTACACGCTCGACGACATGCAGTGGTTCACCGTCAATGCGATGAAGTCCGCCTTCATCCCCTTCGACGAGCGGCTGGCAATGATCAACGACGTGATCAAGCCCGGATACGCCGAGCTCAAGTCGGAGTGGCTGTTCCGCTAG
- a CDS encoding alpha/beta hydrolase family protein: MSRPFGAGRAGEAVTGVALLLPGGPAIGRRRPPSRIPAAQGRLARRLTRAGAGEGLATHVVRYRHRGWNGAAAHPVEDALWAADEVVRRYGDVPVCLVGTDLGGRAALRAAGHPAVTCAVAIALWLPDPEAVLDPDPVRQLAGRRVLLVHGTNDERTDPDLSYRFAERAKKINREVCRFEVHSDGHGLRQHRAEVLALTADFVRGTLFGHPCARPLADALAAPPPLGLRMPLACGFGETLGH; encoded by the coding sequence CTGAGCAGGCCGTTCGGGGCGGGCCGGGCCGGGGAGGCCGTCACCGGGGTGGCGCTGCTGCTGCCCGGCGGCCCGGCCATAGGACGACGGCGGCCGCCGTCCCGGATCCCGGCCGCCCAGGGCCGGCTGGCCCGCCGGCTCACCCGCGCGGGCGCCGGCGAGGGCCTGGCCACCCACGTCGTCCGCTACCGCCACCGGGGCTGGAACGGCGCGGCGGCGCATCCGGTGGAGGACGCGCTGTGGGCGGCGGACGAGGTCGTGCGGCGGTACGGCGACGTGCCGGTGTGCCTGGTGGGTACGGACCTGGGCGGCCGGGCGGCGCTGCGGGCGGCCGGCCATCCGGCGGTGACCTGCGCGGTGGCGATCGCCCTCTGGCTGCCCGACCCGGAGGCCGTCCTCGACCCGGATCCGGTGCGGCAGCTGGCCGGGCGCCGGGTGCTGCTGGTGCACGGGACCAACGACGAGCGCACCGATCCGGACCTCTCCTACCGGTTCGCCGAGCGGGCCAAGAAGATCAACCGGGAGGTGTGCCGGTTCGAAGTCCACTCGGACGGACATGGGTTGCGGCAGCACCGCGCCGAAGTGCTGGCCCTGACCGCCGACTTCGTCCGGGGCACCCTGTTCGGCCACCCGTGTGCCCGGCCGTTGGCGGACGCCCTGGCCGCGCCGCCCCCGCTGGGCCTGCGGATGCCGCTGGCCTGCGGGTTCGGGGAGACGCTCGGCCACTGA